The DNA segment CTTATTCCGGCTCAATAATAAAAGAGAGGGACGAAAAATACTTCACCTGCGTATTAGGATCATCTGTCGGATACGCAATTTCTATACCGAGTACATTCAAACCGTTAGCGGCCACTGTAACTGTCGCACGACCGTTCGCATCCGTTTTCGATTCATTGGTAAGATCATTAATCACGTCTTTAATCAACGGCGCATCCGCCATCGGTTCGCCATCTTTGTACGCACGGATCTCAAAGGTATCACCCTTGCGCAAAGTCAGCGGATTGACAGACGGAACAATTTGTATCGGCACATTGTAAATATACCCCGGTTTAACTTCCGGATCCCAATAATTCACGTTATATTTTACCGCATGTGTTGTTTT comes from the Negativicoccus succinicivorans genome and includes:
- a CDS encoding DUF4198 domain-containing protein translates to MKKAVGLALCASLLAGVFGVADVSAHGVFVANSLDQRVLVLGKGPGNNVYDPACVQMVEGYDKNFQPTAVDVVRHSDHISFANTENLGVTTTFFDYGYFTKTKDGKTVNAPFSEVPNAVKTTHAVKYNVNYWDPEVKPGYIYNVPIQIVPSVNPLTLRKGDTFEIRAYKDGEPMADAPLIKDVINDLTNESKTDANGRATVTVAANGLNVLGIEIAYPTDDPNTQVKYFSSLSFIIEPE